In the genome of Manis javanica isolate MJ-LG chromosome 17, MJ_LKY, whole genome shotgun sequence, one region contains:
- the RINL gene encoding ras and Rab interactor-like protein isoform X1 produces the protein MAQLEDKVSAGPTDGDRLVPSQVNGAGETSLGILKTPEPLLRLQRTWGVWQIPELHGQDAEALLELWPPGSFLVTGHDPNQVLVLRTGPSPGEVSAYQIQKLPGGVSLESSNICMPDLLHLLAFLSASRDVLPRTLLLPPPTLGPGHQHTVPLQIGSIHLNTSGRVLSVVNKLHLEIHRGRQMEQNLPEAPSETAERHGPAPRNPAPHRVSWVEGPLSPEVHHPGPALPILVEEEEEEGMEEEDDDYKDEKEGPEDVLTNHIRALARARSSYVAKQFRGLRARLTSDSGGPHRPGDPATELLQDVRHLLTDLQDHLAKDPNVRAVFGSRQPGKDEDLGPAVEAALCQAVLAPLKPALWRRLHTLRAPELQRLQQRQIALRGEAGPEGPRPAPALRSRIHARLAQLHAACAPRRKVALLLAVCHDVYAGLAVGENQEPLGADAFLPALTEELIWSPHIGETQLDVEFLMELLDPGDLRGEAGYYVTTWFGALYHIAHYQPDAGRAPQGLSSEARASLRQWHRRRTLHGQGQPRAQDDLPFKEPWAIETMPRDQ, from the exons ATGGCCCAACTGGAAGACAAGGTCTCTGCAGGCCCCACTGATGGGGACAG ACTGGTCCCATCACAGGTGAATGGAGCAGGTGAGACCTCCTTAGGGATCCTCAAGACCCCAGAGCCACTCCTTCGCCTGCAGAGGACATGGGGGGTGTGGCAGATCCCAGAGCTGCATGGCCAGGATGCAGAAGCCCTTCTAGAGCTGTGGCCACCAGGG AGTTTCCTGGTCACAGGACATGACCCTAACCAGGTCCTGGTGTTGAGGACTGGACCTTCACCAGGGGAAGTCAGTGCCTACCAGATCCAGAAGCTTCCTGGAG GTGTGTCTCTGGAATCCTCTAACATTTGCATGCCAGACCTGCTCCATCTCCTGGCCTTCCTATCAGCCAGCAG GGATGTTTTGCCCAGAACGCTGCTCTTGCCTCCTCCCACTCTAGGGCCTGGACACCAACACACAG TTCCTCTGCAGATTGGCAGCATCCACCTCAACACCTCAGGGAGGGTACTTTCCGTGGTGAATAAGCTCCACCTGGAGATCCACAGAGGGAGGCAAATGGAGCAGAACCTCCCAGAGGCACCTTCAGAGACGGCAGAAAGACATGGTCCAG CCCCCAGGAACCCCGCACCTCACCGGGTCTCCTGGGTGGAAggcccactcagcccagaagTACACCATCCTGGGCCAGCTTTGCCCATCCTagtagaggaggaggaggaggaggggatggaggaggaagatgacGACTACAAAGATGAGAAGGAAGGCCCTGAAGATGTGCTCACCAATCACATCCGGGCTCTGGCCAGGGCCCGGAGTAGCTACGTGGCCAAGCAGTTCCGGGGCCTTCGGGCACGTCTCACCTCAGATTCTGGGGGTCCCCATCGGCCTGGGGACCCTGCCACAGAGCTGCTTCAGGATGTGCGGCACCTGCTCACCGACCTCCAGGATCACTTAGCAAAGGACCCCAATGTCAGGGCCGTCTTTGGGAGCAGGCAGCCTGGGAAGGATGAGGATCTTG GCCCCGCGGTGGAGGCAGCCTTATGCCAGGCGGTGCTGGCGCCGCTGAAGCCTGCCCTGTGGAGGCGACTCCACACGCTCAGAGCTCCTGAGCTGCAACGACTTCAGCAGCGACAAATAGCCCTCCGAGGGGAGGCAGGGCCTGAGGGGCCGCGTCCCGCCCCCGCCTTGCGGAGCCGCATCCACGCGCGCCTGGCGCAACTCCACGCCGCCTGCGCCCCACGCCGCAAGGTGGCGCTACTGCTGGCGGTGTGCCATGACGTCTATGCGGGCCTGGCTGTCGGCGAAAACCAAG AACCCCTGGGGGCCGACGCCTTTCTGCCAGCGCTGACGGAGGAACTCATCTGGAGTCCCCACATTGGGGAGACGCAGCTGGATGTGGAGTTTCTTATGGAGCTCTTGGATCCGGGCGACCTACGGGGAGAAG CTGGGTACTACGTGACCACGTGGTTTGGGGCGCTGTATCACATTGCCCACTACCAGCCGGACGCAGGCCGTGCACCTCAGGGGCTCAGCTCTGAGGCTCGTGCCTCCCTGCGCCAGTGGCACCGCAGGCGGACGCTGCACGGACAGGGCCAACCCAGAGCCCAG gaTGATCTGCCCTTTAAGGAACCATGGGCAATAGAGACCATGCCCAGAGACCAATGA
- the RINL gene encoding ras and Rab interactor-like protein isoform X2: MPDLLHLLAFLSASRDVLPRTLLLPPPTLGPGHQHTVPLQIGSIHLNTSGRVLSVVNKLHLEIHRGRQMEQNLPEAPSETAERHGPAPRNPAPHRVSWVEGPLSPEVHHPGPALPILVEEEEEEGMEEEDDDYKDEKEGPEDVLTNHIRALARARSSYVAKQFRGLRARLTSDSGGPHRPGDPATELLQDVRHLLTDLQDHLAKDPNVRAVFGSRQPGKDEDLGPAVEAALCQAVLAPLKPALWRRLHTLRAPELQRLQQRQIALRGEAGPEGPRPAPALRSRIHARLAQLHAACAPRRKVALLLAVCHDVYAGLAVGENQEPLGADAFLPALTEELIWSPHIGETQLDVEFLMELLDPGDLRGEAGYYVTTWFGALYHIAHYQPDAGRAPQGLSSEARASLRQWHRRRTLHGQGQPRAQDDLPFKEPWAIETMPRDQ; the protein is encoded by the exons ATGCCAGACCTGCTCCATCTCCTGGCCTTCCTATCAGCCAGCAG GGATGTTTTGCCCAGAACGCTGCTCTTGCCTCCTCCCACTCTAGGGCCTGGACACCAACACACAG TTCCTCTGCAGATTGGCAGCATCCACCTCAACACCTCAGGGAGGGTACTTTCCGTGGTGAATAAGCTCCACCTGGAGATCCACAGAGGGAGGCAAATGGAGCAGAACCTCCCAGAGGCACCTTCAGAGACGGCAGAAAGACATGGTCCAG CCCCCAGGAACCCCGCACCTCACCGGGTCTCCTGGGTGGAAggcccactcagcccagaagTACACCATCCTGGGCCAGCTTTGCCCATCCTagtagaggaggaggaggaggaggggatggaggaggaagatgacGACTACAAAGATGAGAAGGAAGGCCCTGAAGATGTGCTCACCAATCACATCCGGGCTCTGGCCAGGGCCCGGAGTAGCTACGTGGCCAAGCAGTTCCGGGGCCTTCGGGCACGTCTCACCTCAGATTCTGGGGGTCCCCATCGGCCTGGGGACCCTGCCACAGAGCTGCTTCAGGATGTGCGGCACCTGCTCACCGACCTCCAGGATCACTTAGCAAAGGACCCCAATGTCAGGGCCGTCTTTGGGAGCAGGCAGCCTGGGAAGGATGAGGATCTTG GCCCCGCGGTGGAGGCAGCCTTATGCCAGGCGGTGCTGGCGCCGCTGAAGCCTGCCCTGTGGAGGCGACTCCACACGCTCAGAGCTCCTGAGCTGCAACGACTTCAGCAGCGACAAATAGCCCTCCGAGGGGAGGCAGGGCCTGAGGGGCCGCGTCCCGCCCCCGCCTTGCGGAGCCGCATCCACGCGCGCCTGGCGCAACTCCACGCCGCCTGCGCCCCACGCCGCAAGGTGGCGCTACTGCTGGCGGTGTGCCATGACGTCTATGCGGGCCTGGCTGTCGGCGAAAACCAAG AACCCCTGGGGGCCGACGCCTTTCTGCCAGCGCTGACGGAGGAACTCATCTGGAGTCCCCACATTGGGGAGACGCAGCTGGATGTGGAGTTTCTTATGGAGCTCTTGGATCCGGGCGACCTACGGGGAGAAG CTGGGTACTACGTGACCACGTGGTTTGGGGCGCTGTATCACATTGCCCACTACCAGCCGGACGCAGGCCGTGCACCTCAGGGGCTCAGCTCTGAGGCTCGTGCCTCCCTGCGCCAGTGGCACCGCAGGCGGACGCTGCACGGACAGGGCCAACCCAGAGCCCAG gaTGATCTGCCCTTTAAGGAACCATGGGCAATAGAGACCATGCCCAGAGACCAATGA